In Thermococcus camini, a genomic segment contains:
- a CDS encoding DHH family phosphoesterase — translation MRVLVLGGGAIGRAIAESLRGEFEVVVIEKDEIRAKALEESGFQVINGDFSYTATLLKAGVDKAELVIITTMNVDVIRKTVYVIRTNNKDVPIVTVLPDDVGLDDLVSQINEEYEAEVKVDYAVSPRNALKEALIRTVERIGERKNANLLVRKLKELRNQADSLLIVMHDNPDPDAIASATALSVIAQTLGFKTQIVYGGEIAHHENRAFVNLLGVDLRKVSRGSYELKRYPFIALVDCQPNGNLTTLDQSDYRKIKILIDHHQILQHLQELIPEDAFLDIRPDVHSSAAILAEYLRMLNISLSPLMATALFYGIYIDTKKFSKLSHVDLRAIEFLAGKVDYELLDKIEHPDISTETAEILAKAIMNRRIYKNVVVSNVGFITNRDAIAESADFLLRLEGITTVLVFGIVDDRIEISARTRDVRVNIGAVLREAFGDIGSGGGHSQSGGARIPLGIFKLAKDKGSLLRLAEEAITEKFLEALKVKEG, via the coding sequence ATGCGGGTGCTGGTACTCGGAGGCGGGGCAATCGGCCGTGCGATAGCCGAATCCCTGAGAGGGGAGTTTGAGGTGGTGGTTATAGAGAAGGATGAAATCCGTGCCAAGGCCCTTGAGGAGAGCGGGTTCCAGGTCATCAACGGGGACTTCTCATACACCGCCACCCTCCTGAAGGCGGGAGTTGACAAAGCCGAGCTCGTCATAATAACCACAATGAACGTTGATGTAATCAGAAAAACCGTCTACGTGATAAGGACCAACAACAAAGACGTGCCGATCGTTACGGTTCTTCCCGACGATGTTGGCCTGGATGACCTCGTCTCCCAGATAAACGAGGAGTACGAGGCGGAGGTTAAGGTTGACTACGCAGTCTCGCCCAGGAACGCCCTTAAAGAGGCCTTGATCAGAACGGTCGAGAGGATCGGCGAGCGGAAAAACGCTAACCTACTCGTCAGGAAGCTCAAGGAGCTCAGGAACCAGGCAGATTCCCTTCTGATAGTCATGCACGACAACCCCGACCCTGACGCAATAGCCAGCGCCACGGCCTTGAGCGTCATAGCCCAGACCCTCGGCTTCAAGACCCAGATAGTCTACGGCGGCGAGATAGCGCACCACGAGAACAGGGCCTTCGTGAACCTGCTCGGCGTCGACCTCAGGAAGGTTTCCAGAGGCTCCTACGAGCTGAAGCGCTACCCGTTCATAGCCCTCGTGGACTGCCAGCCGAACGGAAACCTCACGACCCTTGATCAGTCAGATTACAGGAAGATAAAGATACTCATCGACCACCACCAGATACTCCAGCACCTTCAGGAACTCATCCCCGAGGACGCGTTCCTCGACATACGGCCCGATGTCCACTCCTCCGCCGCGATCCTCGCCGAGTACCTCAGGATGCTCAACATCTCCCTGTCTCCCCTCATGGCCACCGCCCTCTTCTACGGCATTTACATCGACACCAAGAAGTTCTCCAAGCTGAGCCATGTCGACCTCAGGGCCATCGAGTTCCTGGCGGGCAAGGTGGACTACGAGCTCCTTGACAAGATAGAGCACCCGGACATAAGCACCGAGACGGCGGAGATACTGGCGAAGGCAATAATGAACAGGCGCATCTACAAGAACGTTGTCGTCAGCAACGTGGGCTTCATCACCAACCGCGACGCCATAGCGGAGTCAGCAGATTTTCTCCTCCGCCTGGAGGGCATAACCACGGTCCTTGTCTTTGGCATAGTGGACGACAGAATAGAGATTTCCGCCAGGACCCGCGACGTCAGGGTGAACATCGGGGCGGTCCTCAGGGAGGCCTTCGGCGACATAGGAAGCGGTGGCGGCCACTCCCAGTCGGGTGGGGCGAGAATCCCGCTTGGAATTTTCAAGCTTGCCAAGGACAAGGGCTCGCTCCTCAGGCTGGCGGAGGAGGCCATAACGGAGAAGTTCCTGGAGGCGCTAAAAGTTAAAGAAGGCTGA
- a CDS encoding PRC-barrel domain-containing protein, whose product MVMRLSKLYGKQIYNTRGYYVGYVDEILIDIDRGQGKVLALGLPGEKVGVPYNRVTAIGDIILVKAKEE is encoded by the coding sequence ATGGTGATGCGCCTCTCAAAGCTCTACGGGAAGCAGATATACAACACCAGGGGCTACTACGTCGGCTACGTCGACGAGATTCTGATCGATATTGACCGGGGCCAGGGAAAGGTGCTAGCCCTTGGACTGCCGGGTGAAAAGGTCGGCGTGCCCTACAACAGGGTTACCGCGATAGGTGATATAATACTCGTAAAGGCAAAAGAAGAGTGA
- a CDS encoding DUF120 domain-containing protein, giving the protein MKRIKLLILLARRGAIGEKVKVTLRDLGDELGVSPQSVLRLLEDMEGEGFIEKSVEGKKTYVEISPNGLAFLEELCDAISGVLYNGVIIGEVISGIGEGAYYVRQYSQLIEEYLGFKPYPGTLNIRVIFPRTVFDALCGVRPVILPGFVKDGRTFGDVKAYRVRIGDAEGAIVIPSRTVHPPKIAEIVAPTYLREKLNLQDGSKITIKVVKS; this is encoded by the coding sequence ATGAAGAGGATAAAACTGCTCATCCTGCTGGCCAGAAGGGGGGCTATTGGAGAGAAGGTCAAGGTGACGCTGAGGGATCTGGGCGATGAGCTCGGGGTTTCCCCGCAGTCCGTTCTGAGGCTCCTCGAGGACATGGAGGGGGAGGGATTCATAGAGAAGTCCGTCGAGGGGAAGAAAACATACGTCGAGATAAGCCCCAACGGTCTGGCCTTTCTGGAGGAACTCTGCGATGCCATATCGGGCGTTCTTTACAACGGCGTTATAATCGGCGAGGTTATCTCTGGAATAGGGGAAGGGGCATATTACGTAAGGCAGTACTCCCAGTTAATCGAGGAGTACCTGGGCTTCAAACCGTATCCAGGAACGCTGAATATCCGCGTTATCTTCCCGAGGACGGTGTTTGATGCCCTCTGCGGCGTCAGGCCGGTCATCCTTCCGGGATTCGTGAAGGATGGAAGGACCTTCGGAGACGTCAAAGCATACCGGGTTAGGATAGGGGACGCCGAGGGTGCAATAGTTATCCCCTCGCGGACGGTCCATCCACCGAAGATAGCGGAAATAGTGGCCCCTACCTACCTCAGGGAGAAGCTGAACCTTCAGGACGGCTCAAAGATAACGATAAAGGTCGTGAAATCATGA
- a CDS encoding endonuclease V, translated as MKLAGRVVERPVDPDSVQVVAAVDVSYRENRARAALVLCTFPDCEVLGSKTAMVDVTFPYIPTYFFLRETRPVLLVLRGEEFDVLLVEGHGRAHPRGYGLASHIGLLVGRPAIGVAKGPLRGAPEGSFRRMGKAYVSVGHLIDLESAVRIIEPLLEGGYPKPLRLADRLSKRETL; from the coding sequence ATGAAACTCGCAGGAAGGGTCGTGGAGAGACCCGTTGACCCTGATAGTGTGCAGGTTGTCGCCGCAGTAGACGTATCGTACAGGGAGAACCGGGCAAGGGCGGCCCTAGTTCTCTGCACCTTCCCCGACTGCGAGGTTCTGGGCTCAAAAACAGCCATGGTCGATGTCACGTTCCCGTACATTCCCACATATTTTTTCCTGAGAGAAACCAGGCCGGTTCTCCTGGTGCTCCGTGGTGAGGAGTTCGATGTTCTACTCGTCGAAGGACATGGAAGGGCGCACCCGCGCGGCTACGGACTGGCTTCCCACATCGGTCTGCTGGTCGGACGGCCAGCCATAGGCGTTGCCAAAGGGCCGCTGAGGGGTGCGCCGGAGGGCTCGTTCAGACGGATGGGAAAAGCTTATGTAAGCGTCGGCCATTTAATCGACTTGGAATCCGCAGTGAGAATCATTGAGCCGCTGCTCGAGGGGGGTTATCCCAAACCGCTCAGGCTCGCTGACAGACTGTCGAAGAGGGAAACGCTATGA
- a CDS encoding translin family protein, whose protein sequence is MELKKIIAEIREVLDEKDSLREEALRLTREIVRMSGDTIKALHRGEIGEAEKRLRLVREKVEELRRKLKDHPDLYHTGYVQNAHQEFVEASLFFAYMTGKDYPSPGELGVPHADYALGIGDFIGELRRHFLLLLLDGSLEEAERTYRTMEKTYEELMTLEYPKGLVNVRGKQDQARNILERTLEDLMRAKLSRSLEIKLDLAAGVLEKREDGANG, encoded by the coding sequence ATGGAGCTGAAGAAAATAATAGCCGAGATTAGAGAGGTTCTCGATGAGAAGGATTCGCTCAGGGAGGAGGCGTTGAGACTGACGAGGGAGATAGTCAGGATGAGCGGGGACACGATAAAGGCCCTGCACAGGGGGGAGATTGGGGAGGCTGAGAAACGGCTGAGACTCGTCCGCGAGAAGGTCGAGGAGCTGCGGAGGAAGCTGAAGGATCACCCAGACCTCTACCACACAGGCTACGTCCAGAACGCCCATCAGGAGTTCGTTGAGGCCAGCCTGTTCTTCGCGTACATGACCGGAAAGGACTATCCCTCGCCGGGAGAGCTTGGCGTGCCCCACGCCGACTACGCCCTCGGTATCGGGGACTTCATAGGTGAACTCAGGAGGCACTTCCTGCTGCTCCTCCTCGACGGGAGCCTCGAAGAGGCGGAGAGAACCTACCGCACCATGGAGAAGACCTACGAGGAGCTGATGACGCTGGAATATCCAAAGGGCCTCGTAAACGTAAGGGGAAAGCAGGACCAGGCAAGGAACATCCTTGAAAGGACCCTCGAGGACCTTATGAGGGCAAAGCTGAGCAGGAGTCTGGAGATAAAGCTCGATCTCGCGGCAGGAGTGCTGGAAAAACGGGAAGACGGGGCAAACGGATGA
- a CDS encoding methionine adenosyltransferase: protein MAEKVRNIVVEELMRTPVEMQKVELVERKGIGHPDSIADGIAEAVSRALSREYVKRYGIILHHNTDQVEVVGGKAYPRFGGGEVIKPIYILLSGRAVEIVDRELFPVHEVAIKAAREYLKKAVRHLDLENHVVIDSRIGQGSVDLVGVFNKAKETPIPLANDTSFGVGYAPLSETERIVYETEKLLNSDEFKKKYPAVGEDIKVMGLRKGDEIDITIAAAMVDSEVAGPDEYMAVKEAIYEAAKGVAEAHTERKVNIYVNTADDPEKGIYYITVTGTSAEAGDDGSVGRGNRVNGLITPNRHMSMEAAAGKNPVSHVGKIYNLLSMLIASDIAEQVEGVEEVYVRILSQIGKPIDEPLVASVQVIPKKGYSLETIQKPAYEIADAWLADITKIQKMILDDQLNVF, encoded by the coding sequence ATGGCTGAGAAGGTCAGGAACATAGTTGTTGAGGAGCTTATGAGGACCCCCGTTGAGATGCAGAAGGTCGAGCTCGTTGAGAGGAAGGGAATAGGCCACCCTGACAGCATTGCTGACGGCATAGCCGAGGCCGTCAGCAGGGCGCTCAGCAGGGAGTACGTGAAGAGGTACGGCATCATCCTCCACCACAACACCGACCAGGTGGAGGTCGTTGGTGGAAAGGCCTACCCGCGCTTCGGCGGCGGTGAGGTCATCAAGCCGATATACATCCTTCTCTCCGGAAGGGCCGTTGAGATCGTTGACCGCGAGCTCTTCCCGGTTCACGAGGTTGCCATTAAAGCCGCCCGCGAGTACCTCAAGAAGGCCGTCAGGCACCTCGACCTTGAGAACCACGTCGTCATCGACTCCCGCATCGGACAGGGCAGTGTGGACCTTGTCGGTGTCTTCAACAAGGCCAAGGAAACCCCGATTCCGCTCGCCAACGACACCAGCTTTGGAGTCGGCTACGCTCCTCTCAGCGAGACCGAGAGGATTGTTTACGAGACCGAGAAGCTCCTCAACAGCGACGAGTTTAAGAAGAAGTACCCCGCCGTTGGTGAGGACATCAAGGTCATGGGCCTCAGGAAGGGCGATGAGATAGACATCACCATCGCGGCCGCCATGGTGGACAGCGAGGTTGCCGGTCCGGACGAGTACATGGCCGTTAAGGAGGCCATCTACGAGGCTGCCAAGGGCGTCGCCGAGGCCCACACCGAGAGGAAGGTCAACATCTACGTCAACACCGCCGACGACCCGGAGAAAGGCATCTACTACATAACCGTCACCGGAACCAGTGCGGAAGCTGGAGACGACGGTAGCGTTGGAAGGGGCAACCGCGTTAACGGCCTCATCACCCCGAACAGGCACATGAGCATGGAGGCTGCTGCCGGAAAGAACCCTGTCAGCCACGTTGGAAAGATATACAACCTCCTCTCGATGCTCATCGCCAGCGACATCGCCGAGCAGGTTGAGGGAGTGGAAGAGGTCTACGTCAGGATACTCAGCCAGATAGGCAAGCCCATTGACGAGCCGCTCGTCGCGAGCGTTCAGGTTATCCCGAAGAAGGGCTACAGCCTCGAGACCATCCAGAAGCCGGCCTATGAGATAGCCGACGCCTGGCTCGCCGACATAACGAAGATACAGAAGATGATTCTCGACGACCAGCTCAACGTCTTCTGA
- a CDS encoding adenylate kinase family protein — MIIAVTGTPGVGKTTVSKLLSEKLGYEYVSVKDFAFERGIGEMVGEELEIDVDELAEAMSREFHGRDVVIDGHLSHFVPADVVIVLRANPKLVVGRLMERGYSREKLAENVEAELVDVILVEALEENENVLEIDTTGKTPGEVVEEISELLERGIKRRFGIVDWSGVYDEVLPYLRLGSGRM, encoded by the coding sequence ATGATAATAGCGGTAACCGGAACGCCGGGAGTAGGTAAAACCACGGTTTCAAAGCTCCTCAGCGAGAAGCTTGGCTACGAGTACGTGAGCGTCAAAGACTTCGCCTTCGAGCGGGGTATCGGCGAGATGGTGGGCGAGGAGCTGGAGATAGATGTCGATGAACTGGCCGAAGCCATGTCACGGGAGTTTCACGGGAGGGATGTTGTGATAGACGGCCACCTCAGCCACTTTGTACCGGCGGACGTCGTAATAGTCCTCCGTGCCAATCCCAAGCTCGTTGTTGGGAGACTGATGGAGCGGGGCTACTCGAGGGAGAAGCTCGCCGAGAACGTCGAGGCGGAGCTGGTGGATGTCATCCTGGTCGAGGCCCTCGAGGAAAACGAGAACGTTCTGGAGATTGACACGACTGGAAAGACTCCCGGCGAGGTTGTGGAGGAGATATCCGAACTCCTTGAAAGGGGAATTAAAAGGCGGTTCGGAATCGTTGACTGGAGCGGCGTGTATGACGAGGTGCTGCCATACCTGCGGCTGGGGAGTGGTCGGATGTGA
- a CDS encoding M48 family metalloprotease: MSALLWLKVILVIAFVTWLFSAAGYFIFGIPGLIGAQVLSVVVHSWMYMYGDELVLRWYRARILPRRDYASIYEIAERLASRAGIPTPDLALIPTGTPDVFSTGGNQKRSVIVLTHGILHTLESDELEAVMSHEIAHILSGETPIQTLTVVMVGSVVGFAYWLDALIHPADSVGRGAGDYRGGLMLTAPIAAGILHFVLGRELEYRADAMAAEISGRPLSLASAMLKMERAISFRPMKCGNLAAAPLFIVNPYRGEFADLVSTHPQTGKRVERLMKLAEETGAYS, translated from the coding sequence GTGAGCGCTCTCCTATGGCTCAAGGTTATTCTCGTGATTGCGTTTGTTACGTGGCTCTTCTCCGCTGCGGGCTACTTTATCTTCGGGATTCCCGGCCTGATAGGGGCACAGGTTCTCTCTGTTGTGGTTCATTCCTGGATGTACATGTATGGTGATGAACTTGTGCTCAGGTGGTACAGGGCCCGGATTCTTCCCAGACGGGATTACGCATCCATCTACGAAATCGCCGAGCGCCTCGCCTCCCGCGCCGGGATCCCGACCCCGGACCTTGCCCTGATTCCAACGGGCACCCCAGACGTGTTTTCCACAGGAGGCAACCAGAAGCGGAGCGTTATCGTTCTCACCCACGGCATCCTCCACACCCTCGAGTCAGACGAGCTTGAGGCGGTCATGTCCCATGAGATCGCCCACATACTCTCCGGTGAAACCCCCATTCAGACCCTCACCGTCGTGATGGTGGGTTCGGTGGTGGGATTTGCTTACTGGCTGGACGCTCTCATCCATCCCGCGGACAGTGTCGGGAGGGGGGCTGGGGATTACAGGGGTGGCCTCATGCTCACTGCACCCATTGCCGCGGGGATACTGCATTTTGTACTGGGTCGGGAGCTTGAGTACCGCGCGGACGCCATGGCGGCGGAGATAAGCGGCAGGCCCCTTTCCCTCGCCAGCGCCATGTTAAAAATGGAACGCGCAATCTCGTTCAGGCCGATGAAGTGCGGAAATCTAGCCGCCGCCCCCCTCTTCATCGTGAACCCGTACCGCGGGGAGTTTGCGGACCTAGTCTCCACCCACCCTCAAACGGGAAAGCGCGTCGAGAGGCTTATGAAGCTGGCGGAGGAGACAGGGGCGTACTCGTGA
- a CDS encoding metallophosphoesterase, producing the protein MRIVAITDIHGNRGKVGKLVEVLRGMDFDILAVAGDLTHFGGAERAREVLTPLLELKRPVVAVHGNCDGQDVPSFLEGIGIWAHDRHVEIGGVGIAGIGGSNITPFRTFWELTEDEIEGILERNYRDGDVILSHVPPKDTNADRVHSGLHVGSPALRGFIERKEPPLVLTGHIHEARSVDRIGGTVIVNPGPLFRGYYAVVDYDVEKKRVDGVELERL; encoded by the coding sequence GTGAGGATCGTGGCCATCACGGACATCCACGGAAACCGGGGCAAGGTTGGAAAGCTCGTGGAGGTCCTTCGTGGGATGGACTTTGACATCCTGGCGGTGGCGGGAGACCTAACTCATTTTGGAGGTGCTGAGAGGGCCCGCGAGGTCCTGACCCCCCTACTGGAGCTGAAGAGGCCCGTGGTTGCGGTTCACGGCAACTGCGATGGGCAGGACGTTCCCTCGTTTCTGGAGGGGATAGGGATATGGGCCCACGACAGGCACGTTGAAATCGGGGGCGTTGGAATCGCCGGCATCGGAGGCTCAAACATAACACCGTTCCGCACGTTCTGGGAGCTCACGGAGGACGAAATTGAAGGAATTCTGGAGCGGAACTACCGCGACGGGGACGTGATACTCTCCCACGTACCCCCGAAAGATACGAATGCAGACCGCGTTCATTCGGGCCTCCACGTGGGAAGTCCCGCACTGAGGGGGTTTATAGAGAGGAAAGAACCCCCGCTCGTTCTCACCGGCCACATCCACGAGGCGAGGAGCGTCGATAGAATCGGCGGAACAGTGATCGTGAACCCGGGTCCCCTCTTCAGGGGGTACTACGCCGTTGTGGACTATGATGTGGAAAAGAAGAGGGTGGATGGTGTGGAGCTGGAGCGGCTTTAA
- a CDS encoding pyridoxal phosphate-dependent aminotransferase: MALSDRLELVNPSEIRKLFDLAQGVEGLISLGIGEPDFDTPEHIKEYAKEALDRGMTHYSPNAGIMMLREAVSEKLRKQNGIEADPRSEIMILVGANQAFILGLAAFLKEGEEVLIPSPMFVSYAPAVILAGGKPVEVPTYEENEFRLSVDDLEKHVSEKTRALIINSPNNPTGAVLTKKDLEEIADFAVEHDLIVFSDEVYEHFVYDGVKNHSIASLDGMFERTITINGFSKTFAMTGWRLGFVAAPSWIIEKMARFQMYNATCPVTFAQYAATKALKDERSWEAVEEMRQEYDRRRNLVWKRLNEMGLPTVKPKGAFYIFPRIRDTGLSSKEFSELMLKEARVAVVPGSAFGNAGEGYIRISYATAYEQLEEAMARMEKVLKEKGLV, translated from the coding sequence ATGGCGCTGAGCGACAGGCTGGAACTCGTCAATCCTTCTGAGATCAGGAAGCTCTTCGACCTCGCCCAGGGCGTTGAGGGTCTCATCTCACTCGGAATCGGCGAACCGGACTTCGATACCCCCGAACATATCAAGGAGTATGCCAAGGAGGCCCTTGACAGGGGAATGACCCACTATAGCCCGAACGCGGGAATCATGATGCTCCGCGAGGCCGTATCAGAGAAGCTCAGGAAGCAGAACGGCATCGAGGCTGACCCGAGGAGCGAGATAATGATCCTCGTGGGCGCCAACCAGGCTTTCATTCTGGGCCTCGCCGCGTTCCTCAAGGAGGGCGAGGAGGTCCTCATTCCGAGCCCGATGTTCGTCAGCTATGCCCCGGCCGTCATTCTGGCGGGCGGAAAGCCCGTTGAGGTGCCGACCTACGAGGAGAACGAATTCAGGCTGAGCGTGGACGACCTTGAGAAGCATGTGAGCGAGAAGACCCGCGCGCTCATCATCAACAGCCCCAACAACCCGACTGGAGCAGTTCTCACCAAGAAGGATCTCGAGGAGATAGCAGATTTCGCCGTTGAGCACGACCTCATCGTCTTCAGCGACGAGGTCTACGAACACTTCGTCTACGACGGCGTCAAGAACCACAGCATAGCCTCTCTCGACGGCATGTTCGAGCGCACGATAACCATAAACGGATTCTCCAAGACCTTCGCCATGACCGGCTGGCGCCTCGGCTTTGTCGCGGCCCCCTCCTGGATAATTGAGAAAATGGCGCGCTTCCAGATGTACAACGCCACCTGTCCCGTTACTTTCGCCCAGTACGCGGCGACGAAGGCCCTGAAAGACGAGCGCAGCTGGGAAGCCGTCGAGGAGATGAGGCAGGAGTACGACCGCAGGAGGAACCTCGTGTGGAAGAGATTGAACGAGATGGGACTTCCGACGGTTAAGCCCAAGGGAGCGTTCTACATCTTCCCGCGCATCAGGGACACAGGTCTGAGCAGCAAGGAGTTCAGCGAGCTGATGCTTAAGGAGGCAAGGGTCGCGGTTGTTCCGGGAAGCGCATTCGGAAACGCCGGCGAGGGCTATATCAGGATAAGCTACGCGACGGCCTACGAGCAGCTTGAAGAGGCCATGGCCAGGATGGAAAAAGTTCTGAAGGAGAAAGGGCTGGTCTGA
- a CDS encoding PIN domain-containing protein: MHGVIDTNVLIYDTFEDSEFHIEAEKVLESLDTWYIPPIVLQEFVWFFKNNGFSVDETREVLRGYLDDPRFRGLKDDPEIVRRALELLKAEKLSLSRFNDAMILVRAIEKGVLITFDSKFRKLARRRGVKVLP, encoded by the coding sequence ATGCATGGAGTGATAGATACCAACGTCCTCATCTATGACACATTCGAGGACTCGGAGTTTCACATAGAGGCCGAAAAAGTTCTGGAGTCCCTCGATACGTGGTATATACCCCCGATAGTCCTTCAGGAGTTCGTCTGGTTCTTCAAGAACAACGGGTTTTCCGTTGATGAGACGCGGGAAGTTCTGAGGGGATACCTCGATGACCCGAGGTTCAGAGGGCTTAAAGATGATCCCGAAATCGTGAGGAGAGCCCTTGAGTTGCTAAAGGCTGAGAAACTTTCACTCTCCCGCTTCAACGACGCCATGATTTTAGTCCGTGCCATTGAAAAGGGCGTTTTAATAACGTTCGACTCCAAGTTCAGGAAACTGGCCAGAAGGAGGGGTGTTAAAGTCCTCCCGTAG
- a CDS encoding AbrB/MazE/SpoVT family DNA-binding domain-containing protein, with the protein MNVTKVTRNYQITIPAEIRKALGIREGELLEVHLEGDRIVLKRLERKRKRLRIGRKLPPEEIEKAIEEGMKECME; encoded by the coding sequence ATGAACGTTACCAAAGTAACCCGAAACTACCAGATAACGATTCCGGCGGAGATTAGAAAGGCGCTCGGAATAAGGGAGGGGGAGCTCCTCGAAGTTCACCTTGAAGGCGACAGGATAGTCCTGAAAAGGCTGGAGAGGAAGAGAAAGAGGCTCAGGATTGGAAGAAAACTTCCTCCGGAGGAAATAGAGAAGGCCATCGAGGAGGGCATGAAGGAATGCATGGAGTGA
- a CDS encoding carbamoyltransferase family protein, translating into MILGIHDGHDAGAVLIDGGRIFAVNEERLNRIKKYRGFPGMSVAKVLEMAGASPEDVEAIAVAGIFRKQKRLLELEENLRGIFGADFKKKVIFVEHHLAHSASAYYTSGWRDALAVSIDAAGDGLSSSIYIARDGEMIRIAQSTYLDSLGDFYASVTELLGFKPMRHEGKVMSLAAYGKPSYDLSSIIELSGLSFNNHLGVIGVEATRKLAELFDYPLRHAREIALQMKRGRLEGKLQKKAIEIAASAQAHLEKLMEELGLRLRSKSFPLAYAGGVAQNVKANAVLRHIFGDDNLWVFPAMDDGGLAFGAAVFVKAQFERLDGKWRPSRLEHVYLGPSYRREEVEEFLAREGVEFEEIDNVPSLVADALVDGKLVGFFQGAMEFGPRALGNRSILGDPRNEGIKERLNVALKRDVFQPFAPSLLWEKAEGYLEDLGGRPNEFMTMSYTASEEFREVAPAVVHVDGTTRPQAVRREINPVYYKVIKAFERETGLGAILNTSFNMHGEPIVCSPEDALRTFQTAGLDVLVVEGFAVWKG; encoded by the coding sequence ATGATACTCGGAATCCACGACGGTCACGACGCCGGTGCGGTGCTGATAGACGGCGGAAGGATATTCGCGGTAAATGAGGAGAGGCTGAACAGGATCAAGAAGTACCGCGGCTTCCCAGGGATGAGCGTGGCGAAAGTCCTCGAAATGGCAGGGGCATCGCCGGAGGATGTGGAAGCCATAGCGGTCGCTGGCATATTCAGGAAGCAGAAACGCCTGCTTGAGCTGGAGGAGAACCTCAGGGGAATATTCGGAGCAGACTTCAAGAAGAAAGTCATCTTCGTCGAGCATCACCTGGCCCACTCCGCGAGTGCCTACTACACCTCCGGATGGCGTGATGCCCTCGCAGTAAGCATAGACGCCGCGGGAGACGGGCTGAGCTCCTCAATTTATATTGCGAGAGACGGCGAAATGATCAGGATAGCCCAGAGTACTTATCTCGACTCCCTCGGCGACTTCTACGCCTCCGTTACCGAGCTTTTGGGATTCAAGCCGATGAGACACGAGGGCAAGGTTATGAGCCTGGCCGCATACGGGAAACCCTCTTACGACCTTAGCTCAATAATAGAACTCAGCGGGCTGAGTTTCAACAACCATCTCGGAGTAATTGGAGTCGAAGCGACGAGGAAGCTCGCAGAGCTCTTTGATTACCCCCTCAGACACGCCAGAGAGATAGCCCTTCAGATGAAGAGGGGAAGGCTTGAGGGCAAGCTCCAGAAAAAGGCCATAGAGATAGCAGCGAGTGCTCAGGCACACTTAGAGAAGCTGATGGAGGAGCTGGGGTTGAGGCTGAGGTCTAAGAGCTTTCCCCTTGCCTACGCAGGTGGAGTTGCCCAGAACGTCAAGGCCAACGCCGTGCTGAGGCACATCTTCGGGGACGATAACCTGTGGGTCTTTCCGGCGATGGACGACGGCGGTCTGGCCTTCGGCGCCGCGGTTTTTGTGAAGGCCCAGTTCGAGAGGCTCGACGGGAAGTGGAGGCCCTCCAGACTGGAGCACGTTTACCTCGGCCCGTCCTACAGGAGGGAAGAGGTTGAAGAGTTCCTGGCGAGGGAGGGCGTTGAGTTTGAGGAGATAGATAATGTCCCGAGCCTCGTTGCAGATGCTCTCGTTGATGGGAAGCTCGTTGGCTTCTTCCAGGGGGCGATGGAGTTCGGACCGAGGGCCCTGGGCAACCGCTCGATTTTGGGGGACCCGAGGAACGAGGGGATCAAGGAGAGGCTCAACGTGGCTTTAAAGCGCGACGTCTTCCAGCCATTTGCACCTTCGCTGCTCTGGGAGAAAGCCGAAGGATACCTTGAAGACCTTGGCGGAAGACCAAACGAGTTCATGACCATGAGCTACACGGCGAGCGAGGAGTTCAGGGAAGTTGCCCCCGCCGTTGTCCATGTGGACGGTACAACGAGGCCGCAGGCTGTGAGGAGGGAAATCAACCCCGTTTACTACAAGGTAATCAAAGCCTTCGAGCGGGAGACAGGCCTGGGCGCGATTCTAAATACCAGCTTCAACATGCACGGTGAGCCGATAGTCTGCTCACCTGAGGATGCGCTGAGAACGTTCCAAACGGCCGGACTGGATGTCCTGGTGGTTGAAGGGTTCGCGGTGTGGAAAGGTTAA